In the genome of Triticum urartu cultivar G1812 chromosome 5, Tu2.1, whole genome shotgun sequence, one region contains:
- the LOC125509650 gene encoding dof zinc finger protein MNB1A-like yields the protein MQEPGRRPFAGAVDLRRPKGYPAPSATAQAEVGAAAAAEGEAHGDPCPRCESRDTKFCYYNNYNTSQPRHYCKSCRRYWTKGGTLRNVPVGGGSRKSSSSSSSSSSSPKRAKNSKRRRVAPAAPPAPEAEPGADASAAVAATTKEAAATEDVTAAEDPAAAPTADGCFAFTASEPDAPPAKEGCFTLTAGEPDAPPAADGDGGFAFTAGEPDVPPAADRNGGLAFTDHPSVALGLGVADEAGGKELADPSPFEWPSGCDLGSYWVAGVFADTDPALFLSPP from the coding sequence ATGCAGGAGCCCGGGCGGCGGCCGTTCGCCGGCGCCGTCGACCTGCGCCGGCCCAAGGGCTACCCGGCGCCGTCGGCGACCGCGCAGGCGgaggtgggggcggcggcggcggcggagggggAGGCGCACGGCGACCCCTGCCCGCGCTGCGAGTCCAGGGACACCAAGTTCTGCTACTACAACAACTACAACACCTCCCAGCCGCGCCACTACTGCAAGTCCTGCCGCCGCTACTGGACCAAGGGCGGCACCCTCCGCAACGTCCCCGTCGGCGGCGGCTCGCGCAAgagctcctcgtcgtcgtcgtcctcgtccTCCAGCCCCAAGCGCGCCAAGAACTCCAAGCGCCGCCGCGTCGCGCCGGCCGCGCCCCCGGCGCCCGAGGCTGAGCCCGGCGCCGACGCCTCAGCCGCCGTCGCCGCGACGACGAAGGAGGCCGCGGCCACCGAGGACGTCACAGCAGCTGAGGATCCCGCCGCAGCCCCTACGGCGGACGGGTGTTTCGCTTTCACAGCCAGCGAGCCCGACGCGCCACCCGCGAAGGAAGGGTGCTTCACTCTCACGGCCGGCGAGCCTGACGCGCCACCCGCGGCGGACGGAGACGGGGGCTTCGCTTTCACGGCCGGCGAGCCCGACGTGCCACCCGCGGCTGACAGAAACGGGGGCCTGGCTTTCACCGATCACCCGTCGGTGGCGCTCGGGCTCGGCGTGGCGGACGAGGCCGGCGGGAAGGAGCTGGCGGACCCGAGCCCGTTCGAGTGGCCGTCGGGCTGCGACCTGGGGTCCTACTGGGTGGCCGGCGTGTTCGCCGACACCGATCCGGCGCTGTTCCTCAGCCCGCCGTGA